The Mycolicibacterium mucogenicum DSM 44124 genomic sequence TGGCGGCCAGCCTGGTCAGCCGCGCCGAAGCCGCCGGTTACCAGGGCATCGTCGTCACCCTCGACACGTGGGTGCCCGGCTGGCGTCCCCGCGACCTATCGACGGCCAATTTCCCGCAGTTGCGTGGCCACTGCCTGTCCAACTACACCAGCGACCCGGTGTTCCGCGCCAAGCTGCCCACGCCGCCGGAGCAGAACCCGCAGGGCGTGGTGATGCAGTGGGTGCAGGACTTCGGGAACTCGCTGACCTGGGACGACCTGGCCTGGCTGCGCTCGCTGACGAAGCTGCCACTGCTGGTCAAAGGCATCTGTCATCCCGACGACGCCCGTCGTGTGCGTGACGCCGGGGTCGACGGCATCTACTGCTCCAACCATGGCGGCCGACAGGCCAACGGCGGAATCCCGGCCATCGACTGTCTGCCCGGCGTCGTCGCGGCGGCCGACGGCATGCCGGTGCTGTTCGACTCCGGCGTCCGCAGCGGCGCCGACGTCGTCAAGGCACTGGCGCTGGGGGCGACCGCGGTCGGCATCGGCCGGCCGTACGCGTACGGCATGGCACTGGCCGGCACCGCCGGCGTCGTTCACGTGGTGCGGTCGCTGCTGGCGGAGACCGACCTGACCATGGCCATCGACGGCTACCGCTCGCTGGCCGACCTGACGCCGGATGCCTTGCGCCGCGTCGACGTCTGAGGTCACAGCTCGGCCACCGACGGGTGGCGTGACGGGCGATCGGCCGAGCGTTCTGCGAACGTAGGGGAGTGCACCAGGCGGTTCTCGATGAGTTCGATCAGTACCTCGAACTCGAATGCGGCCGTTCCGAGCACACCCGGCGTGCCTATCTCGGTGATCTGCGGTCGTTGGGGGAATTCCTCGGCGACGACGCAACCATCGCCGACCTGGACCTCATGACGCTGCGGTCGTGGCTCGCCGAGCAGGCCGGCAGGGGCGCCGCCCGGACGACGCTGTCCCGCCGGACGTCGGCGGTCAAGACCTTCACTGCCTGGGCCGTGCGGCGGGGCCTGCTCGAGACCGACCCCGCCGTGCGGCTGCAGACCCCCAAGGCGCATCGCTCACTGCCTGCCGTGCTGCGTCAGGACCAGGCCGTCGATGCCATGTCGGCGGCGAATTCCGGTGCGGAACAAGGCGATCCGATGGCACTGCGCGACCGGCTGATCGTCGAGATGCTCTACGCCACCGGCATCCGCGTCAGTGAGCTGTGTGGCCTCGACATCGACGACGTCGACCAGAGCCGCCGGTTGCTGCGCGTGCTCGGTAAAGGCGACAAGGAGCGCACCGTGCCCTTCGGTGAGCCGGCATCCAAAGCGCTTCGGGCCTGGCTGTCCGACGGCCGCCCGGCACTGGCAGTCGCAACGTCAGGCCCGGCACTGCTGCTCGGGGCGCGAGGGCGACGGCTCGACCCCCGCCAGGCGAGGACCGTCGTGCACCAGACGATCTCGGCCGTGGACGGTGCCCCCGACATCGGGCCGCACGGGCTGCGCCACAGCGCGGCCACCCACCTGCTGGAAGGCGGCGCCGACCTGCGGGTGGTGCAGGAGCTGCTGGGCCATTCGTCGCTCGCGACCACCCAGCTCTACACGCACGTGACCGTCGCCCGGCTGCGTGCCGTCCACGACCAGGCCCACCCCCGCGCCTGATTCACCCGGTGCCACTCCACTCCTCTCCGCGCGAGCGGCCGTGTCTGCACAGCGACACGCGGGGCCAGGTGTGTAGTTTGGGGCCGCTCGCGGCCGGCGAGGGTGCACATTGTGCACGCGAATAGCGGCGTGTCGCCGTACAAACACGGCCGCTCGCGGTCAGGGGGAGTCGGGTTTCAGGCGGATCGGGGTCTCGGCAAGCAGACCGAGGGGATCGACGTAGTCGGCATCGGACGACGCACCCCACATCGCGCCCCAGTGCAGACAGCTCGCG encodes the following:
- a CDS encoding lactate 2-monooxygenase, coding for MAFGDYQLEIYLQGLGGVVPTLPISFAELEERAEAAMPPSIWSYVAGGAGDERTQRVNVSAFERWGLMPRMLVGATERDLTIDLFGLKLPSPLFLAPIGVMGICARDGHGDLHAARAAAQTGVPMMVSTLTSDPLEDVAAEFGDTPGFFQLYTPKDRDLAASLVSRAEAAGYQGIVVTLDTWVPGWRPRDLSTANFPQLRGHCLSNYTSDPVFRAKLPTPPEQNPQGVVMQWVQDFGNSLTWDDLAWLRSLTKLPLLVKGICHPDDARRVRDAGVDGIYCSNHGGRQANGGIPAIDCLPGVVAAADGMPVLFDSGVRSGADVVKALALGATAVGIGRPYAYGMALAGTAGVVHVVRSLLAETDLTMAIDGYRSLADLTPDALRRVDV
- a CDS encoding tyrosine recombinase XerC, which encodes MHQAVLDEFDQYLELECGRSEHTRRAYLGDLRSLGEFLGDDATIADLDLMTLRSWLAEQAGRGAARTTLSRRTSAVKTFTAWAVRRGLLETDPAVRLQTPKAHRSLPAVLRQDQAVDAMSAANSGAEQGDPMALRDRLIVEMLYATGIRVSELCGLDIDDVDQSRRLLRVLGKGDKERTVPFGEPASKALRAWLSDGRPALAVATSGPALLLGARGRRLDPRQARTVVHQTISAVDGAPDIGPHGLRHSAATHLLEGGADLRVVQELLGHSSLATTQLYTHVTVARLRAVHDQAHPRA